A window of Candidatus Binatia bacterium genomic DNA:
AAGACCACGGAGCTGGGGATCGAGATCATCGATCCCGGCGCGTCGGCTGCCTCCAGCACGGGCTATCGCCCGGTGCGCATCCGCGCCTGGCGCCGCGATCCCGAGTCCTCGGCCGACGGGCTGCGCAAGCCCGCGCCCGGCGCGCGCCGCGCGCCGTCCGATTACGACGACGGCGGACGCCGGAGCCATCACGGTCCGCCGCGCCGCCCCGCTCCGGTCAACTACGGCCCGCCGCCGCCCCCGATGGATCCCGAGAAGATCACGCCCGAGCTGGTCGTGATGGTGCGCGACCTCGCGGACGGGATCATGAAGCACATGGAGTTTCCCTCGACGGTCGAGGCGGAGAAGACCAAGCACGGGATTCGCGTCGCGATCGCGGCGGGCGACTTTGATCAGTACCTGATCGGCCCCGATGGCGAGACGCTCGCCGCGCTGCAGCACATCATCGGCCGCATGATCCGCGCGAAGATGCCGGACGAGGCGCCGCCCCGGCTGGAAGTGGACGTCGCCGGCTACCGCGACCGCCAGATCGAGGCGCTTCGCGAGATGGCGCGGGGACTGATCGCCGAGGCGAAGGATTCGGGCGAGGAGGTCACGACCGACCCGCTCCCGGCCAGCGAACGGCGCATCGTGCACCTGGAAGTGGCCGAGGTCCAGGGAATGGAGACGGTCACGATCGGAGACGGCTTCTACAAGCGCGTCGTGATCCGGCGCGCCTCCGCGGACGCCGCCGCCAAGGGCGACCGGTGACGATCGGTGGCAGACGACCCGGGCGACACCATTGTCGCGCCGGCGACGGCCCCCGGCGAAGCGGCCGTCGCCCTGATCCGCGTGAGCGGGCCGGCCGCGCCGGCGCTGGCCGCCCGCCACTTCCGCGGTAACCGCTCGCCGCTCGAAGCACCCTCCCACCACATTCTCTTCGGGCAATTCGTGGACGGCCGGGGCGATCCGGTCGACACGGTGCTCGTCTCGATTTTCCGCGCGCCCCGCTCCTACACTGGCGAGGACTTAGTCGAGATCTCCTCCCACGGCGGCGCCGTCGTTCCCGGCGCGATCCTCGACGCCCTGATCCGCTCCGGCGCGCGTCCGGCGCGCCCGGGCGAATTCACCGAGCGCGCGTTTCGAAACGGAAAGCTGGACCTGGCGCAGGCGGAAGGGGTCGCGGCCCTCGTGCGCTCGCGCTCCGAGTTGGCTGCCCGCGCGGCGAACGCCACGCTGGGCGGCGCGCTCTCGCGGCGCGTGGACCGGCTGGATGGAGCGCTGGTCGCGCTGCTGGCCGAGGTGGAGGCACGCATCGATTTTCCGGCCGACGCGGGCGAGCCGATGGACGCGCCGGCCCTGGCGGGGCGCTGCGGCGCGCTCGCGGCGGAGATCGGGGAGTGGTTGGAGGGAGTTCCGGGCTCGCGGCGGCGCGAATCGGGCGTCTCGGTCGTGCTCGCGGGACCGCCCAACGTGGGCAAGTCGAGCCTCTTGAACGCGCTGGTGGGCTACGACCGCGCGATCGTGAGCGCGATCCCGGGCACCACGCGCGACACGGTGGAAA
This region includes:
- the mnmE gene encoding tRNA uridine-5-carboxymethylaminomethyl(34) synthesis GTPase MnmE, which produces MADDPGDTIVAPATAPGEAAVALIRVSGPAAPALAARHFRGNRSPLEAPSHHILFGQFVDGRGDPVDTVLVSIFRAPRSYTGEDLVEISSHGGAVVPGAILDALIRSGARPARPGEFTERAFRNGKLDLAQAEGVAALVRSRSELAARAANATLGGALSRRVDRLDGALVALLAEVEARIDFPADAGEPMDAPALAGRCGALAAEIGEWLEGVPGSRRRESGVSVVLAGPPNVGKSSLLNALVGYDRAIVSAIPGTTRDTVESSIWIDGVELRLTDTAGLRESQDPVERLGVERTVSALERTDLAVVVLDRSDPESSVSALGSSGSASRPVVVAWNKADLPRGADRRVIAAGDRVTEGGRWAGTPLEGRTVLAEVETVAIAPAGAASLRNALR
- a CDS encoding R3H domain-containing nucleic acid-binding protein; amino-acid sequence: MNDSDEIRVEGETFQDAVAAASAQLGLKTTELGIEIIDPGASAASSTGYRPVRIRAWRRDPESSADGLRKPAPGARRAPSDYDDGGRRSHHGPPRRPAPVNYGPPPPPMDPEKITPELVVMVRDLADGIMKHMEFPSTVEAEKTKHGIRVAIAAGDFDQYLIGPDGETLAALQHIIGRMIRAKMPDEAPPRLEVDVAGYRDRQIEALREMARGLIAEAKDSGEEVTTDPLPASERRIVHLEVAEVQGMETVTIGDGFYKRVVIRRASADAAAKGDR